One Gossypium hirsutum isolate 1008001.06 chromosome A11, Gossypium_hirsutum_v2.1, whole genome shotgun sequence genomic window carries:
- the LOC121209777 gene encoding uncharacterized protein encodes MFFISLFLFFAKGFQCSFLVFNAILCSQETATVAMNLRGGDVAGNSRNEPMEGSTWPTATQNPSVVPSRFPLHIGIPPLPYPDKPRLLPTPGFSIAMLSTTAPTTRRLSSPPRGTPWLTTCWVFEQFIRRKYEALSRT; translated from the exons ATGTTCTTCATATCTTTATTTCTCTTCTTTGCGAAGGGTTTTCAATGttcttttcttgtttttaatGCAATCCTCTGCTCTCAAGAAACCGCAACTGTTGCGA TGAATCTTCGGGGTGGAGATGTTGCTGGTAACAGCAGAAATGAACCAATGGAGGGCTCCACTTGGCCGACGGCAACACAGAATCCTTCGGTTGTACCAAGTAGATTCCCCTTGCATATTGGCATTCCGCCACTTCCCTATCCTGACAAACCAAGGCTTTTACC aaCCCCTGGATTTTCAATTGCCATGCTAAGTACAACTGCACCAACGACCCGTCGTCTATCATCGCCTCCACGAGGAACTCCATGGCTTACGACCTGTTgggtttttgaacaatttattcGGAGGAAGTATGAGGCTCTGTCAAGAACTTGA
- the LOC107924491 gene encoding transcription elongation factor SPT6-like → MNSYILFYKKRTEERFVKVSVLLNKIKKEDFMRFLELHHVEKFDVPFMAMYWKEQCLSLLDDFEQNEAENEDNDDVGQARQLKWHKVLWIIKELDMWLLLQKCKSVLQMQQKKIYDEECLKIDNSEKYTLNKQLFESISKSLNEAETKKEIDDMDAKYTLNKLLSRFNIICTIYNLCFLDSFGCRC, encoded by the exons ATGAATTCATATATATTGTTCTACAAGAAAAGAACTGAAGAAAGATTTGTAAAGGTATCTGTTCTACTGAACAAAATTAAGAAGGAAGATTTTATGAGGTTCCTGGAATTGCATCATGTGGAGAAGTTTGAT GTTCCATTTATGGCCATGTATTGGAAGGAGCAATGTCTGAGTCTGCTGGATGATTTTGAGCAAAATGAGGCTGAGAatgaagataatgatgatgttggacaAGCAAGGCAATTGAAGTGGCATAag GTACTTTGGATTATAAAAGAATTAGACATGTGGTTGCTCCTTCAGAAGTGTAAAAGTGTGCTTCAGATGCAGCAAAAGAAAATTTACGATGAGGAATGTCTGAAGATTGATAACAGCGAAAAGTATACTTTGAATAAGCAGTTATTCGAATCAATATCAAAGTCTCTCAATGAAGCTGAAACGAAGAAAGAGATTGATGACATGGATGCAAAGTATACTTTGAATAAGCTGTTATCTAGGTTCAACATAATCTGCACCATCTACAATTTATGTTTTTTGGATTCATTCGGTTGTAGGTGTTGA